The following are from one region of the Moritella sp. 24 genome:
- a CDS encoding amino acid ABC transporter substrate-binding protein, giving the protein MKKLLLAAAVLISSTLTTFAQAQETIKVGMSGNYFPFTFSKNDQLQGFEVDLWKEIAKRNDSKVEFITVNFSGLFGMLETGRIDTISNQVTITPARTAKYSFSQTYVYDGAQVVVKKGNKEINGIKDLSNKTVGVNLGSNFADLLRKYDTNNSITIKTYDTGIERDVALGRTDAFVMDRLSSLELINKSPLPLQLAGPTFETIENAMPFLKTEKQEALRLKVNTTLDNMRADGTLATISEKWFSTDITVK; this is encoded by the coding sequence ATGAAAAAACTATTATTAGCCGCAGCAGTACTTATAAGCTCAACGTTAACCACATTTGCACAGGCGCAAGAAACAATTAAAGTCGGCATGTCAGGTAACTACTTTCCGTTTACTTTTTCAAAAAACGATCAGCTACAAGGCTTTGAAGTCGATTTATGGAAAGAGATAGCGAAACGTAATGACTCAAAAGTTGAATTCATCACTGTTAATTTTTCTGGTCTATTTGGTATGTTAGAAACGGGTCGTATCGATACAATTTCTAATCAAGTAACAATCACACCAGCACGCACAGCTAAATATTCATTTAGCCAAACTTACGTTTATGACGGTGCACAAGTTGTCGTAAAAAAAGGCAACAAAGAAATTAATGGTATTAAGGACCTATCGAACAAAACTGTAGGTGTGAATTTAGGTTCAAACTTTGCTGATTTATTACGCAAATACGACACCAATAACAGTATTACGATTAAAACTTACGACACTGGTATTGAACGTGATGTAGCATTAGGTCGTACAGACGCATTTGTGATGGATCGTTTATCATCACTTGAATTAATCAACAAATCACCATTACCGTTGCAACTAGCAGGCCCAACGTTTGAAACAATCGAAAATGCAATGCCATTTTTGAAAACAGAAAAACAAGAAGCACTGCGTTTGAAAGTAAATACAACACTCGATAACATGCGTGCAGATGGGACGCTTGCAACAATTTCAGAAAAATGGTTCTCAACGGATATCACTGTAAAATAA
- a CDS encoding amino acid ABC transporter permease — protein sequence MQMALIGVVFALILAIGLAVVRTFKVPVLNQLAILFISFFRGTPLLVQLFLLYYGLPRLFPILINMDAFTASVIGLTLHFAAYKAESIRAAIMAVDKSQMEASLSIGMTSSQAMRRIILPQAARIATPSLMNYFIDMIKSTSLAFTLGVTEIMAKTQMEASSSFYFFESYLAVALIYWAVVLVFTQIQAQLERYLNKAY from the coding sequence ATGCAGATGGCACTTATCGGTGTCGTCTTTGCCTTGATATTAGCAATCGGCTTAGCAGTGGTACGTACCTTCAAAGTACCTGTACTTAATCAGCTTGCCATATTGTTTATTTCTTTTTTCCGTGGCACCCCGCTTCTAGTCCAGTTGTTTTTGTTGTATTACGGCCTACCTCGCCTATTTCCAATACTCATTAACATGGATGCCTTTACCGCATCTGTGATTGGCTTAACGCTACATTTTGCCGCCTACAAAGCAGAAAGTATTCGCGCTGCAATCATGGCTGTTGATAAGTCACAAATGGAAGCATCACTCAGTATAGGGATGACCTCGAGTCAAGCGATGCGCCGCATCATTTTGCCACAAGCAGCACGTATCGCGACGCCATCATTAATGAATTACTTTATTGATATGATTAAAAGTACTTCATTGGCATTTACGTTAGGTGTTACCGAAATCATGGCAAAAACCCAAATGGAAGCCTCATCAAGTTTTTACTTTTTCGAGAGTTATCTTGCCGTTGCGCTGATTTATTGGGCTGTAGTACTTGTGTTTACCCAAATACAAGCACAGCTAGAACGCTACCTTAATAAGGCGTATTAA
- a CDS encoding amino acid ABC transporter ATP-binding protein, whose product MIKVENLSKHFGDNIVLRQIDLSIKEGETTVIIGPSGTGKSTLLRCLNFLEQPTTANITIDDLIVDANTATKKQITELRKKTAFVFQNYALFANKTALENITEGLIIVRGKSPAIAKQEALTILNSIGLADKKDSYPSALSGGQQQRIGIARAMAAQSKVILFDEPTSALDPEWVGEVLGLMRQLATQKQTMLIVTHEMQFAKEIADRVIFMDQGQIIEQGSADMIFNNPQDPRTRRFLQRVNQ is encoded by the coding sequence ATGATCAAAGTGGAAAATTTAAGTAAACATTTTGGTGACAACATTGTATTACGCCAAATTGATTTAAGCATAAAAGAAGGTGAGACAACCGTTATCATTGGTCCTTCTGGTACCGGAAAGTCGACACTTTTACGCTGTCTAAACTTTCTAGAACAGCCTACAACAGCTAATATAACAATTGATGACTTAATTGTTGATGCCAATACGGCAACAAAAAAACAAATAACAGAATTACGTAAAAAAACAGCGTTTGTATTTCAAAATTATGCATTATTCGCTAATAAGACAGCATTAGAAAATATTACTGAAGGCTTGATTATCGTTAGAGGTAAATCACCTGCTATCGCTAAACAAGAAGCACTTACTATCCTAAATAGTATTGGTTTAGCTGATAAAAAAGACAGTTATCCATCTGCCCTTTCTGGCGGTCAGCAGCAGCGTATCGGCATCGCTCGCGCCATGGCTGCACAAAGTAAGGTCATTTTATTTGATGAACCGACGTCAGCACTAGACCCTGAATGGGTCGGTGAAGTACTCGGATTAATGCGCCAATTAGCAACACAGAAACAAACAATGCTGATTGTCACGCATGAAATGCAATTTGCAAAAGAAATCGCAGACCGGGTGATTTTTATGGATCAAGGTCAGATTATTGAACAAGGATCCGCGGATATGATCTTTAATAACCCGCAAGATCCTCGTACTCGTCGATTTTTACAGCGAGTAAATCAATAA